A single genomic interval of Candidatus Poribacteria bacterium harbors:
- the pheT gene encoding phenylalanine--tRNA ligase subunit beta: MNVTLNWLKNYIDFELSPSELADRLTMLGIEVESVKELGAELKGIVVGSVTAIRPHPNADKLVLCQVDVGETEELQIVCGAPNVREGMRAPVATIGATLPIGLTIKRAKLRGETSHGMLCSEKELGLSEDAAGLMELPTETPVGTPLSEALGLDDIVFELEITPNRPDCLSLIGVAREIRAETGNALKLPHVDLKEDETDIQETTSVTIEAPDLCPRYAARVIRGVKVGQSPAWLQQRLESVGVGVINNIVDITNFVLMEYGQPLHAFDYHKLTENRIVVRRAAENENITTLDEVERDLTPDMLVIADAKKPVALAGIMGGYDSEITESTADVLLESAYFNPSSIRATAKTLGISTEASYRFERGADPGAVLAALDRATQLIAELAGGSICKGIVDVYPGEQPLHQIQFRPERVNFILGTAIEATEMAEILSNLGFEIKADGTGNYQVTVPTFRSDLTREIDLIEEIARVYGYDNIPTTLPKGDIPVPAPNPSTEVRKRIKHFLLAAGMMEAINYSFCDPNCFDKIRFTADDPRRDALKLRNPLSPEMSVLRTTLLPGLLENAQHNRNHQIDTIALFEIGSVFIGNGAQKEPERVTGTLAGQVGDGVYSNPYREPDFYDIKGLVEGILEVCGIVDYTLEKTDASTFHPGRNAGVLLNDKQLGTFGEAHPEVLENYDLPYKAYLFDFDLEALVEGAIFAKRFEPIPVYPKVERDLAIVVDAAVLSDMPTELIYATGGELVESVRLFDVYEGEQVPEGKKSLAYAITYHSATETLTDKAVNALHDKVVKHLNQKLGAELRM; the protein is encoded by the coding sequence ATGAATGTAACTTTAAATTGGCTAAAAAACTATATCGACTTTGAATTATCTCCAAGCGAACTCGCTGACCGGCTAACGATGTTAGGCATTGAAGTTGAATCCGTTAAGGAGCTTGGTGCTGAACTCAAGGGTATAGTCGTCGGTAGTGTCACCGCTATCCGACCACATCCGAATGCCGACAAACTCGTCCTGTGTCAGGTAGATGTCGGTGAGACGGAAGAACTCCAGATTGTTTGTGGGGCACCGAATGTCCGAGAAGGCATGCGCGCACCCGTTGCCACAATCGGTGCAACGCTGCCTATCGGTCTGACCATCAAACGCGCGAAACTGCGCGGCGAAACTTCACACGGTATGCTCTGCTCCGAAAAAGAGTTAGGACTCTCTGAAGATGCCGCGGGTTTAATGGAATTACCTACAGAAACACCCGTTGGTACCCCACTTTCAGAAGCACTCGGATTAGACGATATCGTGTTTGAGCTGGAAATTACGCCGAACCGCCCAGATTGTCTGAGCCTGATCGGTGTTGCCCGTGAAATCCGTGCGGAGACAGGAAATGCTTTAAAACTGCCACACGTTGATCTCAAGGAAGACGAAACCGATATTCAAGAGACGACATCTGTGACAATTGAAGCACCCGATCTTTGTCCGCGTTATGCGGCACGTGTTATCCGAGGGGTTAAAGTAGGACAGTCTCCTGCATGGTTACAGCAACGACTTGAATCCGTTGGTGTTGGCGTTATTAACAACATTGTCGATATTACGAACTTCGTCCTGATGGAATACGGGCAGCCGCTTCACGCTTTCGATTATCACAAACTCACAGAAAATCGTATTGTTGTGCGCCGCGCAGCGGAGAATGAAAATATAACAACGCTTGATGAAGTTGAACGCGATCTCACGCCTGATATGCTTGTTATTGCGGATGCGAAAAAACCTGTCGCGCTCGCTGGGATTATGGGCGGATATGATTCTGAGATCACAGAGAGTACCGCTGATGTGTTGTTGGAGAGTGCCTATTTCAATCCGTCAAGTATCCGTGCGACCGCCAAAACACTCGGAATTAGCACAGAAGCCTCTTACAGATTTGAGCGTGGTGCCGACCCAGGCGCAGTCCTTGCTGCACTTGACCGTGCCACACAACTCATCGCCGAATTAGCAGGCGGTAGCATCTGTAAAGGCATCGTCGATGTCTATCCGGGTGAGCAGCCCCTGCATCAGATTCAATTCCGCCCAGAACGTGTCAATTTCATACTGGGAACAGCAATTGAAGCAACAGAGATGGCAGAGATTTTGAGCAACCTCGGTTTTGAGATCAAAGCAGATGGAACTGGAAACTATCAAGTCACGGTGCCGACGTTCAGGTCCGACCTTACCCGCGAAATCGACCTTATTGAAGAGATTGCGCGCGTCTACGGCTACGATAATATTCCGACAACGTTGCCTAAGGGTGATATTCCGGTCCCCGCCCCGAATCCGAGCACAGAGGTTCGAAAACGTATAAAGCATTTTCTCCTCGCCGCCGGAATGATGGAAGCGATCAATTATAGTTTTTGTGATCCGAACTGCTTTGACAAGATCCGTTTCACGGCTGATGATCCACGTCGCGATGCCTTGAAGTTGCGAAATCCGTTGAGTCCAGAAATGTCAGTGCTACGTACGACCCTGTTACCCGGACTACTCGAAAACGCGCAGCATAACCGTAACCACCAGATAGACACCATCGCGCTCTTTGAAATAGGCAGCGTCTTCATTGGTAATGGAGCACAGAAAGAACCGGAACGGGTTACGGGCACCCTCGCTGGACAGGTCGGGGATGGTGTGTATAGCAATCCGTACCGAGAACCGGATTTCTACGATATCAAAGGGCTTGTGGAAGGCATACTTGAGGTTTGCGGTATTGTTGATTACACATTGGAGAAAACGGACGCTTCAACCTTTCATCCGGGCAGAAACGCAGGGGTATTATTGAACGATAAACAACTCGGCACGTTCGGTGAAGCACATCCAGAGGTGCTCGAAAACTACGATCTGCCGTATAAGGCGTATCTCTTTGATTTTGACCTGGAAGCGTTAGTAGAGGGCGCGATATTCGCCAAACGTTTTGAACCTATCCCTGTCTATCCGAAGGTTGAGCGTGATCTTGCGATTGTCGTAGATGCAGCGGTCCTGTCCGATATGCCGACTGAACTTATTTACGCAACGGGTGGCGAATTAGTCGAATCGGTCCGCTTGTTTGATGTCTATGAAGGCGAACAGGTCCCGGAAGGCAAAAAGAGTCTCGCCTACGCCATCACGTATCACTCTGCGACCGAAACCTTGACAGACAAGGCGGTCAATGCCCTTCACGACAAGGTTGTCAAGCACCTCAATCAAAAACTTGGTGCTGAATTGAGAATGTAG
- the ubiE gene encoding bifunctional demethylmenaquinone methyltransferase/2-methoxy-6-polyprenyl-1,4-benzoquinol methylase UbiE — MQAHRIKSLFSAIARYYDFLNSLLSLKRDKMWRRETVNVSDVEPMSKVLDVCTGTGELALAYADKIAAEGFVIGSDFCFEMLVIGNQKLQKDSSSNTSFLAADTLILPFLDDTFDVVSVGFGIRNVSDLALGIREMTRVAAPGGRVVILEFTQPTNPLFRGLYYFYFTKILPFIGNLISRSKDDAYGYLPRSVMKFPNCDALKQVMEQCGLTDVRFYRKTFGIVAIHVGKKPRNIA; from the coding sequence ATGCAGGCACACCGCATAAAAAGTCTATTTTCTGCCATCGCGCGTTATTACGACTTTCTCAACTCGTTGTTAAGCCTTAAGCGTGACAAGATGTGGCGACGGGAGACGGTCAATGTGAGTGATGTCGAACCGATGAGCAAGGTGTTAGATGTCTGTACAGGTACGGGTGAACTTGCGCTTGCATACGCTGATAAGATTGCAGCAGAGGGCTTTGTTATCGGTTCAGATTTCTGCTTTGAGATGCTCGTTATAGGCAATCAGAAGTTGCAAAAGGATAGTAGCAGTAACACAAGTTTTCTGGCAGCGGACACCCTCATTCTCCCATTTTTAGACGATACCTTTGACGTTGTCTCCGTCGGTTTCGGTATTCGGAACGTTTCAGATTTAGCGTTGGGGATCCGCGAGATGACGCGCGTCGCTGCACCGGGTGGCAGGGTCGTTATCTTAGAGTTTACTCAACCGACAAACCCGCTATTTCGGGGTCTTTACTACTTCTATTTCACGAAGATCTTACCCTTCATCGGGAACTTAATCTCCCGCAGTAAAGACGATGCTTACGGGTATCTCCCGCGTTCTGTTATGAAATTTCCGAATTGCGATGCCTTGAAACAGGTGATGGAGCAGTGCGGATTGACAGATGTGCGGTTTTATCGGAAAACGTTTGGTATCGTCGCAATTCACGTTGGAAAGAAACCGAGGAATATCGCTTGA